In Archangium violaceum, the following are encoded in one genomic region:
- a CDS encoding tryptophan dimethylallyltransferase family protein produces MREHGLLAGTLIASGSERMTALARALGFDEPSTQAMRDIFLTLASSWGALPVGEAPPWPSDVCDDHSPFELSVAIDAEGPQLRVLVEPMDAPFSLSANRAASLRLHEELARTQGLHLERLRALEGLLMPEDARGRFVAWYSAAFSPGHPVDFKAYFNLLAQGPGRAARLTEEALHRIGFHAAWSSVAEVMGRREVGMDEPVYFALDLSPRADARAKLYFRHHRATASFLEEVCALGRHHQPGVAAEFCRQMAGGGEGPYGGKGLVTCLSFTDPSDARPQAVTVYFPMSHHARDDREIRQRITGYLDSQGLATGPYLGALEASAHRPLEAGTGIHTYAAVRWQGRPRVTVYFSPETYGMMRQPSREPPAVEVARPATEIVDHFETHSVADHPFFTRMQREPVRLEVLARLLANFRVGITREFPRRLAWLTARATDERIRSVLAKQLNDELGDGDFTRAHRGLFERMFEVLAPWAPPETQEVLAPGHALGAELERCYVSAEPYEGVGASLVVEVYGKQVDTFVADQFRRQTQIPPSALEWLHLHEHLEVEHASESMDMARLIPTGPASEAAWRGAKAVATASRAFFDALYRQCYP; encoded by the coding sequence ATGCGGGAGCACGGTCTTCTCGCTGGAACGCTCATCGCCTCGGGGAGTGAACGGATGACGGCGCTCGCCCGGGCGCTGGGGTTCGACGAGCCCTCCACCCAGGCGATGCGGGACATCTTCCTGACGCTGGCCTCGAGCTGGGGCGCGCTGCCGGTGGGAGAGGCTCCGCCCTGGCCCTCGGACGTGTGTGACGACCATTCGCCCTTCGAACTGTCGGTGGCCATCGACGCCGAGGGGCCGCAGCTGCGCGTGTTGGTGGAGCCCATGGACGCGCCGTTCTCGCTGAGCGCCAACCGCGCCGCGAGCCTGCGCCTGCACGAGGAACTCGCGCGGACCCAGGGCCTGCACCTCGAGCGGCTGCGCGCGCTGGAGGGGCTGTTGATGCCGGAGGACGCGCGGGGCCGGTTCGTCGCGTGGTACTCGGCCGCGTTCAGCCCGGGGCACCCGGTGGACTTCAAGGCGTACTTCAACCTCCTGGCCCAGGGTCCGGGACGGGCGGCCCGGCTCACCGAGGAGGCGCTGCACCGCATCGGCTTCCACGCGGCCTGGTCCTCGGTGGCCGAGGTGATGGGGCGCCGCGAGGTGGGAATGGACGAGCCCGTCTACTTCGCGCTCGACCTGTCGCCGCGTGCCGATGCCCGGGCGAAGCTCTACTTCCGCCACCACCGCGCGACCGCGTCGTTCCTCGAAGAGGTGTGCGCGCTGGGGCGTCACCACCAGCCGGGAGTCGCCGCCGAGTTCTGCCGGCAGATGGCCGGTGGCGGCGAGGGCCCCTATGGTGGCAAGGGGCTGGTGACATGCCTGAGCTTCACGGACCCCTCCGATGCGCGACCCCAGGCCGTGACGGTGTACTTCCCCATGTCGCACCACGCGCGTGACGACCGGGAGATCCGCCAGCGCATCACCGGCTATCTCGACAGCCAGGGGCTGGCCACCGGGCCGTACCTGGGAGCGCTGGAGGCCTCGGCCCACCGTCCGCTGGAGGCCGGTACGGGCATCCACACCTATGCCGCGGTGCGGTGGCAGGGGCGGCCCCGGGTGACGGTCTACTTCTCACCGGAGACGTACGGGATGATGCGGCAGCCGTCGCGCGAGCCACCCGCGGTGGAGGTGGCACGGCCGGCGACGGAGATCGTCGACCACTTCGAGACGCACTCGGTGGCGGACCACCCGTTCTTCACGCGGATGCAGCGCGAGCCGGTGCGCCTGGAGGTGCTGGCCCGCCTGCTGGCCAACTTTCGCGTGGGCATCACCCGGGAGTTTCCTCGCCGGCTGGCGTGGCTCACCGCCCGAGCGACGGACGAGCGCATCCGAAGCGTGCTGGCGAAGCAGCTCAACGACGAGCTGGGCGATGGCGACTTCACGCGCGCCCACCGGGGACTCTTCGAGCGGATGTTCGAGGTGCTCGCGCCCTGGGCGCCACCGGAGACACAGGAGGTGCTCGCGCCGGGTCACGCGCTCGGCGCGGAGCTGGAGCGCTGCTACGTGAGCGCCGAGCCCTACGAAGGGGTGGGGGCGAGCCTGGTGGTCGAGGTGTACGGCAAGCAGGTGGACACGTTCGTCGCGGACCAGTTCCGCCGCCAGACGCAGATTCCTCCCTCCGCGCTCGAGTGGCTGCACCTGCACGAGCACCTGGAGGTGGAGCACGCCAGCGAGTCCATGGACATGGCGCGGCTCATCCCCACGGGCCCGGCGAGCGAGGCCGCCTGGCGTGGCGCGAAGGCGGTGGCCACCGCGTCGCGCGCCTTCTTCGACGCGCTGTACCGCCAGTGCTACCCATGA